In Pithys albifrons albifrons isolate INPA30051 chromosome 6, PitAlb_v1, whole genome shotgun sequence, a single genomic region encodes these proteins:
- the DLL4 gene encoding delta-like protein 4 isoform X1, protein MTALRIFGLTFLLTILQQRVSGSGVFQLELHEFVNSHGSLASGKACSPHCRTFFRVCLKHFQAVVSPGSCTFGSIITPVLGINSFSIKDTERFDSPIKLPFNFTWPGTFSLIIQAWHAPANYLPEGSQPPPDEWLISQVSIQRSLSVGEDWSQDVHQGPQTQLRYSYRVVCSENYYGESCSRLCKRRDDRFGHYVCAADGSLACLPGWAGEYCTDPICLAGCTEQNGYCNKPGECICRPGWQGRYCDECIPHIGCRHGTCKTQWQCICDEGWGGLFCDQDLNYCTHHRPCKNGATCMNTGQGSYTCACKPGFTGVDCEHEISECDSNPCRNGGSCTDMENGYRCLCPPGYYGTHCEHSALTCIDSPCFNGGTCLEKEQGASYSCICPFGFTGSNCEKKVDRCTSNPCANDGSCFYLGQIRVCRCRAGFSGQKCEININDCARNPCSNGGTCHDLINDYTCTCLPGYSGRNCDIKTRDECASGPCENGGTCYSGLYSANFVCYCPSGFMGNRCELPVYSVPVTLPPKPVPWIAISMGVGLVALLILFCMIAMVIRQMRMHPEQELETMNNLSDFQKDNLIPASQLKNTNKNKDLEVDCGLEKSNYKPKNHKLDYNLVKDLTSRGTPEDKYYKSEKCLGEKSPLRLHSEKPECRISAICSPRDSMYQSVFVITEERNECIIATEVSKYTGGQA, encoded by the exons ATGACAGCTTTGCGTATCTTTGGCTTGACGTTTCTGTTAACGATTTTGCAGCAG AGGGTGTCCGGCTCTGGCGTcttccagctggagctgcacgAATTCGTGAATAGCCACGGGTCTCTGGCCAGCGGGAAGGCCTGCTCCCCCCACTGCAGGACCTTCTTTCGCGTTTGTTTGAAGCATTTTCAGGCAGTGGTCTCCCCCGGCTCCTGCACTTTCGGCAGCATCATCACCCCGGTTCTGGGAATAAACTCCTTCAGCATCAAGGATACAGAGAGATTTGACAGCCCCATTAAACTGCCCTTTAACTTCACGTGGCCG GGAACCTTCTCCCTGATCATCCAGGCCTGGCACGCGCCCGCCAACTACCTGCCGGAAG GCTCCCAGCCGCCCCCGGACGAGTGGCTCATCAGCCAGGTGTCGATCCAGCGGTCCCTGTCGGTGGGCGAGGACTGGTCGCAGGACGTGCATCAAGGACCGCAGACTCAGCTGCGCTACTCCTACCGCGTGGTCTGCAGCGAAAACTACTACGGCGAGAGCTGCTCCCGCCTCTGCAAGCGCCGCGACGACCGCTTCGGGCACTACGTGTGTGCGGCGGACGGCAGCCTGGCCTGCCTGCCCGGCTGGGCCGGCGAGTACTGCACCGACC CCATCTGTCTGGCCGGATGTACTGAACAGAATGGATATTGCAACAAGCCTGGAGAGTGCAT CTGCCGTCCTGGTTGGCAAGGCCGCTACTGTGATGAATGCATCCCCCATATAGGCTGCCGCCACGGAACTTGTAAAACACAATGGCAGTGCATATGTGATGAAGGATGGGGTGGCCTCTTCTGTGATCAAG ATCTGAACTACTGCACTCACCACAGACCATGCAAAAATGGAGCAACTTGCATGAACACTGGCCAGGGCAGCTACACGTGTGCGTGCAAACCCGGCTTTACCGGTGTTGACTGCGAACATGAGATCAGCGAGTGTGACAGCAATCCCTGTAGGAATGGCGGTAGTTGCACG gataTGGAGAATGGTTATCGTTGCCTGTGCCCCCCTGGCTACTATGGCACTCACTGTGAGCACAGCGCTTTGACCTGTATTGATTCTCCTTGCTTTAATGGTGGCACATGCTTGGAAAAAGAACAAGGGGCCAGCTACAGTTGCATTTGCCCTTTCGGCTTCACAGGGTCAAATTGTGAGAAAAAAGTAGACAGGTGCACAAGCAACCCGTGTGCAAATG atggtaGTTGCTTTTACCTTGGGCAGATTCGTGTGTGTCGTTGTCGGGCTGGTTTCTCTGGTCAGAAATGTGAGATAAACATCAATGATTGTGCCAGAAACCCATGTTCCAATGGTGGAACTTGTCATGACCTAATCAACGATTACACCTGCACATGCTTGCCAGGCTACAGTGGCAGGAACTGTGACATCAAAACCAGAGATGAATGTGCTTCTGGGCCATGTGAGAATGGAGGCACATGCTACAGTGGACTTTATAGTGCCAACTTTGTCTGCTACTGTCCTTCTGGCTTCATGGGCAACCGCTGCGAATTGCCAGTTTATTCAGTGCCCGTTACACTTCCTCCTAAACCAGTCCCCTGGATTGCTATATCCATGGGGGTGGGTCTGGTGGCTTTGCTCATACTGTTCTGCATGATAGCAATGGTCATCAGGCAGATGAGGATGCACCCAGAGCAGGAGTTGGAGACAATGAACAACCTTTCTGACTTCCAGAAGGATAATCTCATTCCAGCTTCCCAGCTCAAAAAcaccaataaaaataaagaccTTGAAGTGGACTGTGGGCTGGAGAAATCAAACTACAAACCCAAGAATCATAAACTGGACTACAATCTGGTAAAAGACCTGACAAGTAGAGGGACACCAGAAGATAAATATTACAAAAGTGAAAAGTGTTTGGGAGAGAAGTCTCCCCTCCGACTACACAG TGAAAAACCAGAATGCAGGATATCAGCGATATGCTCTCCAAGGGATTCAATGTACCAGTCTGTCTTTGTGATAACAGAAGAAAGGAATGAGTGCATCATAGCCACAGAGGTAAGTAAGTACACAGGTGGACAGGCATAA
- the DLL4 gene encoding delta-like protein 4 isoform X2, producing the protein MTALRIFGLTFLLTILQQRVSGSGVFQLELHEFVNSHGSLASGKACSPHCRTFFRVCLKHFQAVVSPGSCTFGSIITPVLGINSFSIKDTERFDSPIKLPFNFTWPGTFSLIIQAWHAPANYLPEGSQPPPDEWLISQVSIQRSLSVGEDWSQDVHQGPQTQLRYSYRVVCSENYYGESCSRLCKRRDDRFGHYVCAADGSLACLPGWAGEYCTDPICLAGCTEQNGYCNKPGECICRPGWQGRYCDECIPHIGCRHGTCKTQWQCICDEGWGGLFCDQDLNYCTHHRPCKNGATCMNTGQGSYTCACKPGFTGVDCEHEISECDSNPCRNGGSCTDMENGYRCLCPPGYYGTHCEHSALTCIDSPCFNGGTCLEKEQGASYSCICPFGFTGSNCEKKVDRCTSNPCANDGSCFYLGQIRVCRCRAGFSGQKCEININDCARNPCSNGGTCHDLINDYTCTCLPGYSGRNCDIKTRDECASGPCENGGTCYSGLYSANFVCYCPSGFMGNRCELPVYSVPVTLPPKPVPWIAISMGVGLVALLILFCMIAMVIRQMRMHPEQELETMNNLSDFQKDNLIPASQLKNTNKNKDLEVDCGLEKSNYKPKNHKLDYNLVKDLTSRGTPEDKYYKSEKCLGEKSPLRLHSEKPECRISAICSPRDSMYQSVFVITEERNECIIATEV; encoded by the exons ATGACAGCTTTGCGTATCTTTGGCTTGACGTTTCTGTTAACGATTTTGCAGCAG AGGGTGTCCGGCTCTGGCGTcttccagctggagctgcacgAATTCGTGAATAGCCACGGGTCTCTGGCCAGCGGGAAGGCCTGCTCCCCCCACTGCAGGACCTTCTTTCGCGTTTGTTTGAAGCATTTTCAGGCAGTGGTCTCCCCCGGCTCCTGCACTTTCGGCAGCATCATCACCCCGGTTCTGGGAATAAACTCCTTCAGCATCAAGGATACAGAGAGATTTGACAGCCCCATTAAACTGCCCTTTAACTTCACGTGGCCG GGAACCTTCTCCCTGATCATCCAGGCCTGGCACGCGCCCGCCAACTACCTGCCGGAAG GCTCCCAGCCGCCCCCGGACGAGTGGCTCATCAGCCAGGTGTCGATCCAGCGGTCCCTGTCGGTGGGCGAGGACTGGTCGCAGGACGTGCATCAAGGACCGCAGACTCAGCTGCGCTACTCCTACCGCGTGGTCTGCAGCGAAAACTACTACGGCGAGAGCTGCTCCCGCCTCTGCAAGCGCCGCGACGACCGCTTCGGGCACTACGTGTGTGCGGCGGACGGCAGCCTGGCCTGCCTGCCCGGCTGGGCCGGCGAGTACTGCACCGACC CCATCTGTCTGGCCGGATGTACTGAACAGAATGGATATTGCAACAAGCCTGGAGAGTGCAT CTGCCGTCCTGGTTGGCAAGGCCGCTACTGTGATGAATGCATCCCCCATATAGGCTGCCGCCACGGAACTTGTAAAACACAATGGCAGTGCATATGTGATGAAGGATGGGGTGGCCTCTTCTGTGATCAAG ATCTGAACTACTGCACTCACCACAGACCATGCAAAAATGGAGCAACTTGCATGAACACTGGCCAGGGCAGCTACACGTGTGCGTGCAAACCCGGCTTTACCGGTGTTGACTGCGAACATGAGATCAGCGAGTGTGACAGCAATCCCTGTAGGAATGGCGGTAGTTGCACG gataTGGAGAATGGTTATCGTTGCCTGTGCCCCCCTGGCTACTATGGCACTCACTGTGAGCACAGCGCTTTGACCTGTATTGATTCTCCTTGCTTTAATGGTGGCACATGCTTGGAAAAAGAACAAGGGGCCAGCTACAGTTGCATTTGCCCTTTCGGCTTCACAGGGTCAAATTGTGAGAAAAAAGTAGACAGGTGCACAAGCAACCCGTGTGCAAATG atggtaGTTGCTTTTACCTTGGGCAGATTCGTGTGTGTCGTTGTCGGGCTGGTTTCTCTGGTCAGAAATGTGAGATAAACATCAATGATTGTGCCAGAAACCCATGTTCCAATGGTGGAACTTGTCATGACCTAATCAACGATTACACCTGCACATGCTTGCCAGGCTACAGTGGCAGGAACTGTGACATCAAAACCAGAGATGAATGTGCTTCTGGGCCATGTGAGAATGGAGGCACATGCTACAGTGGACTTTATAGTGCCAACTTTGTCTGCTACTGTCCTTCTGGCTTCATGGGCAACCGCTGCGAATTGCCAGTTTATTCAGTGCCCGTTACACTTCCTCCTAAACCAGTCCCCTGGATTGCTATATCCATGGGGGTGGGTCTGGTGGCTTTGCTCATACTGTTCTGCATGATAGCAATGGTCATCAGGCAGATGAGGATGCACCCAGAGCAGGAGTTGGAGACAATGAACAACCTTTCTGACTTCCAGAAGGATAATCTCATTCCAGCTTCCCAGCTCAAAAAcaccaataaaaataaagaccTTGAAGTGGACTGTGGGCTGGAGAAATCAAACTACAAACCCAAGAATCATAAACTGGACTACAATCTGGTAAAAGACCTGACAAGTAGAGGGACACCAGAAGATAAATATTACAAAAGTGAAAAGTGTTTGGGAGAGAAGTCTCCCCTCCGACTACACAG TGAAAAACCAGAATGCAGGATATCAGCGATATGCTCTCCAAGGGATTCAATGTACCAGTCTGTCTTTGTGATAACAGAAGAAAGGAATGAGTGCATCATAGCCACAGAG GTATAA